One window of the Triticum dicoccoides isolate Atlit2015 ecotype Zavitan chromosome 3B, WEW_v2.0, whole genome shotgun sequence genome contains the following:
- the LOC119279779 gene encoding beta-galactosidase 7-like — protein sequence MWPRLIESAREGGLDVIQTYVFWNVHEPIQGQYNFEGRYDLVKFIREIHAQGLYVSLRVGPFVEAEWKYGGLPFWLRGVPNITFRCNNEPYKVHMQKFVAKIVNMMKDEKLYYPQGGPIIISQIENEYKLVEAAFRSRGPPYVRWAAAMAVNLQTGIPWMMCKQDDAPDPIINTCNGLICGETFHGPNSHNKPALWTENWTSRYPLYGHDPRFRSPADIAFAVALFIARKKGSFVSYYMYHGGTNFGRFASSYVTTSYYDGAPLDEYGKYFFCCELSYFKSNHSNFLELHAAIKQSEEPLLSGAYSNYSFGEQQEFMGLTFGILQGHVFKTESNCVAFLVNLDKHKASNIQFGEASFQLAPKSISILSSCRRVVFETAKVSQLPSILQRLKTSRECFVYQFYFWQINAQHGLRTAQAVQSLNNVDSWKVFKEPIPLAINNSTHIGNRFFEHLSTTKDETDYLWYLTRYDYRSSGNSQLVLNVESQAHVLHAYINNDYAGTVHGSHDGPRNIVLKTPITLREGQNSISLLSVMVGSPDSGAYMERRIFGVRKVSIQQGHHKSRSLNNELWKHQIGLSGEMNHIYTREGSSRAQWTAINKSMHLPLIWYKTTFDTPWGNDPVTLNLSSMGKGEVWVNGESIGRYWASFKTPSGQPSQSLYHIPQYFMKPRENTLVLMEEIGGDPLQITVNTVSVTRVYSSVNELSTPSLLSRRKHPAVRLRCQQGKRITDIEFASYGNPVEDCRSSSRSCLGSCHAETTEFVVKDVRPSAFPEVAC from the exons ATGTGGCCGAGACTCATAGAGAGCGCCAGGGAAGGTGGCCTGGATGTCATACAGACATACGTCTTCTGGAATGTCCATGAGCCTATACAGGGTCAG TACAACTTCGAAGGAAGATACGATCTTGTGAAGTTCATCAGAGAAATCCATGCCCAAGGCCTCTATGTGAGCCTCCGTGTCGGCCCCTTCGTCGAGGCAGAATGGAAATACGG AGGCTTGCCATTTTGGTTGCGTGGTGTCCCAAACATTACCTTCAGATGCAACAATGAACCCTACAAG GTACATATGCAAAAATTTGTTGCTAAAATTGTTAACATGATGAAGGATGAAAAATTATACTATCCACAAGGAGGTCCCATAATCATATCACAG ATTGAGAACGAATATAAGCTAGTCGAGGCAGCATTTCGTTCAAGGGGACCACCTTATGTTCGCTGGGCAGCGGCAATGGCTGTAAACCTCCAGACAGGCATTCCATGGATGATGTGCAAACAGGACGATGCTCCAGATCCAATC ATTAATACATGCAACGGGCTCATCTGCGGGGAAACATTTCATGGGCCAAATTCGCATAACAAGCCAGCTTTATGGACCGAAAACTGGACATCTCG CTATCCTTTATATGGTCATGACCCAAGATTCAGATCACCAGCAGATATTGCCTTCGCAGTTGCACTTTTTATAGCAAGAAAAAAAGGAAGCTTTGTAAGCTACTATATG TATCATGGCGGGACAAACTTTGGGAGGTTTGCATCCTCCTATGTAACAACAAGCTACTATGATGGAGCTCCACTTGATGAATATGGCAAGTATTTCTTCTGTTGCGAGCTATCATATTTTAAAAGcaaccattcaaacttctt AGAATTGCATGCTGCAATCAAGCAATCTGAAGAACCACTACTTTCAGGAGCATATTCTAATTACTCATTTGGTGAGCAACAAGAG TTTATGGGGCTAACTTTTGGCATACTACAGGGGCATGTTTTTAAAACCGAGTCCAACTGTGTGGCTTTCCTAGTGAACTTGGACAAGCATAAAGCATCAAATATCCAATTTGGTGAAGCATCATTCCAGCTAGCTCCTAAATCAATAAGTATCCTCTCAAGTTGCAGGAGGGTAGTATTTGAAACAGCCAAGGTGAGCCAGTTACCTTCAATTCTTCAGCGATTGAAGACCTCAAGGGAGTGCTTCGTTTATCAGTTTTACTTTTGGCAGATAAATGCACAGCATGGTTTAAGAACAGCACAAGCAGTCCAGTCTCTGAACAATGTTGATAGCTGGAAAGTATTCAAAGAACCGATTCCTCTGGCGATAAACAACAGTACACACATTGGAAATCGATTTTTTGAACATCTCTCAACTACAAAAGATGAGACAGATTATCTCTGGTACCTTACTAG ATATGATTATAGATCAAGTGGGAATAGCCAGCTAGTGCTTAATGTGGAGTCACAAGCCCATGTTTTACATGCTTACATCAACAATGATTATGCAG GTACTGTGCATGGGAGTCACGATGGACCTAGAAATATTGTTCTCAAGACACCTATTACACTAAGGGAAGGACAAAACTCCATTTCACTGCTTAGTGTCATGGTTGGATCACCG GACTCGGGGGCATACATGGAGCGAAGAATCTTCGGAGTTCGTAAAGTGAGCATACAACAAGGACACCACAAATCACGTTCTCTGAATAATGAGCTGTGGAAACACCAA ATTGGCTTATCTGGAGAAATGAACCATATATACACGCGGGAAGGATCATCTCGTGCTCAATGGACTGCCATCAATAAGTCCATGCACCTTCCACTTATCTGGTACAAG ACGACATTTGACACACCATGGGGGAATGACCCAGTCACGCTGAACCTCAGTAGTATGGGCAAGGGTGAGGTGTGGGTCAATGGAGAGAGCATCGGACGGTATTGGGCCTCCTTCAAAACCCCTAGCGGACAGCCATCCCAGTCCTT GTACCACATACCACAATACTTTATGAAGCCTAGAGAGAACACCCTCGTCCTCATGGAGGAAATTGGTGGTGATCCGCTACAGATAACTGTGAACACAGTTTCAGTTACCAGAGTATACAGTAGTGTGAATGAGTTATCTACCCCGTCACTGTTGTCACGCAGAAAGCACCCAGCAGTTCGACTCCGGTGTCAGCAAGGCAAACGCATCACGGACATTGAGTTTGCGAGCTACGGAAATCCGGTCGAGGACTGCAGAAGCTCCAGCAGGAGCTGCCTCGGGAGTTGCCACGCAGAGACGACGGAGTTTGTCGTAAAGGATGTAAGACCCTCTGCCTTTCCAGAAGTTGCATGTTGA